One window of Sulfurospirillum sp. 1612 genomic DNA carries:
- the rplJ gene encoding 50S ribosomal protein L10, whose amino-acid sequence MTKNEKVDIVNALTEGFKSSDALIVCDFKGLDTKTVEGLRNSAKDLDVNVQVAKNTLAAIALKNADIDGIDLKDTNIFIWGEDQLNVTKVVAKFAETNKVFQIKCGFVAGEVVDEAKIDALSKLPSRDELIGMLLQTWMAPVTNFTIGLDALRAKKEEA is encoded by the coding sequence TTGACAAAAAATGAAAAAGTTGACATTGTTAACGCGTTAACTGAAGGATTCAAATCTTCCGATGCATTGATCGTTTGTGACTTTAAAGGTCTTGATACTAAGACTGTAGAAGGTCTAAGAAATAGTGCAAAAGACTTGGATGTTAATGTTCAAGTTGCAAAAAATACTCTTGCTGCTATTGCGCTAAAAAATGCTGACATTGATGGCATTGATTTAAAAGATACTAATATATTCATTTGGGGCGAAGATCAACTCAATGTCACAAAAGTAGTGGCAAAATTTGCTGAAACCAATAAAGTATTCCAAATTAAATGTGGATTTGTTGCTGGTGAAGTTGTAGATGAAGCTAAAATTGATGCGTTGTCTAAGCTACCGTCTCGCGACGAGCTTATTGGTATGCTTTTACAAACATGGATGGCTCCTGTTACCAATTTTACAATTGGCTTGGATGCATTGCGTGCTAAAAAAGAAGAAGCATAA